From Glycine max cultivar Williams 82 chromosome 11, Glycine_max_v4.0, whole genome shotgun sequence, the proteins below share one genomic window:
- the LOC100306681 gene encoding uncharacterized protein LOC100306681 precursor, translating into MACVQVITVFLFALALAKIYPSTCQVVQGKVSCVDCTHNYDLSDIKVSVRCDGVKKLALATTENDGSFKVDLPLDHTKPSSSVNNCLAKLLGGPVQLYVSRENQVSQIIKGKDQNSYTISTSLSFRTSCPLTTKCKGGKQVGSSKTVDLPLPPEWGLAPSSYYVPFFPIIGIP; encoded by the exons ATGGCGTGTGTTCAAGTCATCACAGTTTTTCTCTTTGCATTGGCTCTAGCTAAAATTTACCCCTCAACATGTCAAGTGGTGCAGGGAAAAGTCTCCTGCGTTGACTGCACTCACAACTATGACTTATCTG ATATTAAGGTTTCGGTGAGGTGTGATGGTGTGAAAAAACTGGCTTTGGCTACTACAGAAAATGATGGCTCCTTCAAGGTTGATCTTCCCCTAGACCACACAAAACCTTCTTCTTCTGTGAATAATTGCCTAGCAAAACTTCTTGGTGGGCCAGTTCAGCTTTATGTCTCAAGGGAAAACCAGGTATCCCAAATTATCAAGGGCAAAGATCAAAACAGCTACACCATCTCCACTTCCCTTAGTTTCAGGACATCATGCCCCCTAACCACAAAATGCAAGGGTGGGAAACAGGTTGGTTCATCGAAAACTGTGGATCTACCTCTGCCTCCAGAGTGGGGATTGGCACCAAGTAGCTATTATGTTCCTTTCTTCCCCATCATTGGAATACCTTGA